Proteins found in one Parasteatoda tepidariorum isolate YZ-2023 chromosome 7, CAS_Ptep_4.0, whole genome shotgun sequence genomic segment:
- the LOC107437327 gene encoding beta-1,4-galactosyltransferase galt-1 has protein sequence MAKARSARNSNRMAALKRASERRAKSCFLVVIFFAVFACMLVTEVFYVEDERWREEKFLSMFNFGDDMMDSAPPPSNSRVARELKYEENDTVTVEHEDFWQSVSNAKDKFFVYSAYYDDRRTKWVRVIAAARTRLADKVFCRFSFSKGDSLTVVGINRLIRENWNLKYSAYFILCPLKQPLIPTHVSIIKQSETLLTVGNKLLVRNNKKLYKKPEGVAVCIKPLHYEYNKVKNLIEFIELNRIMGVNHFVLYNHTVGPDVECILKKYVTEGVVTVLPWQLDIVSQKEIRTEGLFAALNDCLYRTMYRFRYVLMIDLDEYVIPHKNNSLKVMLEYLLRKNPDRTGAFSFQNAFFYLQWPDDSSAVSLPYKLLTLQKTTRKSKFHAHKQRSKCVILPERVVEMGNHFVWEFITGKTMMNIPPDVGFLHHYRVCEFGGNDCINTTHVTDRRSYAWKDAMVDMISLRLRLLQPVCQNISPFLLE, from the coding sequence atGGCGAAGGCTCGCTCAGCAAGGAACAGCAACAGGATGGCAGCTTTAAAAAGGGCGAGCGAAAGGCGAGCCAAATCCTGCTTTCTGGTGGTCATCTTCTTCGCTGTCTTTGCCTGCATGCTAGTCACAGAAGTGTTCTACGTTGAAGACGAACGCTGGAGAGAAGAAAAGTTCTTGTCCATGTTCAATTTCGGAGACGATATGATGGATTCAGCGCCGCCACCTTCCAACAGCAGAGTTGCCAGAGAGCTGAAATACGAGGAGAACGATACAGTGACAGTCGAACATGAAGACTTCTGGCAAAGTGTTTCCAATGCGAAAGATAAGTTTTTCGTTTACTCTGCCTACTACGATGACAGGCGAACAAAGTGGGTGAGGGTGATAGCCGCGGCCAGAACTCGTCTGGCGGACAAAGTGTTCTGCAGATTCAGCTTCAGCAAAGGAGATTCCTTAACTGTGGTGGGTATTAACAGACTCATCAGAGAGAACTGGAATCTCAAGTACAGTGCTTATTTCATCCTCTGTCCCTTAAAACAACCCCTCATACCGACCCACGTGTCTATCATCAAACAAAGTGAGACACTACTCACGGTTGGAAACAAGCTGCTCGTGAGgaataacaaaaaactttacaaaaagcCGGAAGGGGTGGCTGTGTGCATCAAACCGCTCCACTACGAATACAACAAAGTGAAGAACTTGATTGAATTCATAGAGCTCAACAGGATAATGGGCGTGAACCATTTTGTGTTGTACAATCACACAGTAGGCCCGGATGTGGAGTGTATATTGAAGAAGTATGTTACGGAAGGCGTGGTCACCGTTCTGCCATGGCAGCTGGACATTGTGTCTCAGAAAGAGATACGAACCGAGGGTCTCTTTGCGGCCCTTAATGACTGCTTGTACCGGACGATGTATCGATTCCGCTACGTCCTCATGATAGACTTGGACGAATACGTCATCCCACACAAAAACAATTCCCTCAAAGTCATGTTGGAGTACTTGCTAAGAAAGAATCCCGACAGGACAGGGGCTTTCTCCTTCCAAAACGCTTTCTTCTATCTTCAGTGGCCAGATGATTCATCTGCAGTGAGCCTACCCTACAAGCTGCTCACTTTGCAGAAGACTACCAGGAAGTCCAAGTTCCACGCCCACAAGCAGCGTTCCAAGTGCGTCATTTTACCAGAGAGGGTGGTTGAAATGGGGAACCACTTTGTGTGGGAGTTCATCACGGGGAAGACGATGATGAATATACCACCAGACGTGGGATTTTTGCACCACTACCGGGTGTGTGAATTTGGTGGTAACGACTGCATTAATACCACCCACGTGACTGATCGTCGCTCATACGCCTGGAAAGATGCGATGGTGGACATGATATCTCTACGCCTCAGACTATTGCAACCAGTATGCCAAAATATTTCCCCATTTCTCCTTGAATGA